In Oncorhynchus tshawytscha isolate Ot180627B linkage group LG01, Otsh_v2.0, whole genome shotgun sequence, the genomic stretch GGTAGATGGGACGTGGGGCCTCTCTTCTAGCTTTTCGTACTCCAGGTGGAACTCCTGGAGGGATAGAGAACACATAATCAGCAATGGAGACGGAGGATTCCTGTTGAGTTTATATTGCCTGAGTGAGAATACTGATCATCAATATCAAGAGCTGAAAACTCAGAGTGACAGACATCACCAGTAAAAGAGATACAAAAAGTGTATCTTGAACCAACGTTAAACACTTACAAgtccctaaaaaaaaaaaaactacgaTGTCAAGCACGTAACTCCATCCAAGGAGATTCACAACTCAAAACATACATGTAAATCTGAATAGCACACACAGCACTTTCTCTTCATGTTAAGTGTATTGATTGAGGGTAGCAGATACTAAAGCCAATACCTTTACCTTGGCTACCTTCCTCCAGTTAAGACAATCAAAGAAATAGTAGGTCCCCCTCTCATAGGTGTTGGTCTTTAGTGTGGGCTCCATGCCCGGTGCCCGCGTGATCCACACCCGCTCCTCTTTGTGGTACCGCCAATCCCGGTTAAAGCTGCACCAACACGagacaggcaggagagagagatgccatTAACGCACAGTGAGTCAGTAAAGAAAAAGGCACAAATAACTCCTTGATAACAACATATAGAAACTATGAACAACTACTGAAAGAAACCGATAAGGTGATCCTGGGAATTAAGGTGTGCTAATGAATCCTAGTCTTATTTAGATAAGATCCATGTTCAAAGACACCTCTCTCAAAGACACCTCTCTCAAAGACACCTCTCTCAAGGGTGCCTACGTGAAAGTGCCTTCAGTAGTGATAGTACAGCACTTACAGCTCTACTGCTGCCAGGAGCTGTAGCAGGTCTCCTCCGTTCATGTAGTACAGATAGAACAGCAGGTCTTCACCGTACCGCGCCAGTTTAATAGCTGCCagctgaggaagaggagagatggctTTATCAACACCATCATTTGGTTTATCCAATTATGACATTGTGCTTTCTTCCATATTATAAGATCAATACCACTTGAAAGAGGATTACTGATTTATCACTTACCTTGTCCCTTATGTGGATGTTGGTTAAGTACTCAGAGGGGACGTGGAAGTCTGAAAGATAGGAGGCACCAGGGTCACCAACTGGCTTAGtgtggggtatgtgtgtgtggtcagggtaATGTCTTACCAATGTCTTGAGGTCGACACGGTGCTGATGCCCAGGGGGAGGCAAACTTGGGGTACAGGTTTCtgtcaggagaggaggggacacgTTACTATCAACAGACTTAAGATTAATAAAAACATCTAACAAAACATTGATTTTGACTTCTGTAGCCATTCAACCTAATGTTCAGGCAGAGCAACCATCTTACTCTGGAGAGTTGAGGTTGAGTCCAAGCGTTGTGAGGTCACTCCCCAGTGCCAAGTGCACCATGCCCGGGTCCGTCTCCGCTGCTCGGATAAACGTCAGCAAGCCAATCATCCCAAACTGGTCCGTCACCATTCCCCCGGGAATGTTCGTCACCCGCCCTACAGATGTGGGAAAATCTACAGTGAGAGAAAATAATAACCAAGTAGAGCATTCCCTACAGCTAATGCAAATGTGGACCATACCAACGGTCATGCAGGAACCATGTCAAAATCCACTGAGGTACCCAGGTTGAGAGCGAGAGGTGTGATTGGTTGAGTGGGCTCACCGTCAGGTAACACCTGGATCCCTTTCTTCTGGCTGTTGTTCTGAGCTGAGCTCGTCTTGTCTCCGGGGAACTTAGGACCGTCTGCACTGGACGTGCTCTTGCCTGTAGAGTTTAGGTTCTGCACAAAGCAAAAAACAAATGAATGAATAATCTATAAGCCACATGACATCATGGAACATTGCTTTGAATATAGGATGTCCACTCCACTAATTATATGGGGAAAGACTTGAATATGCAGTAGTTGTTGTTGCTCAACATAAGGAGGCCTTGTATGGTTGCCTGTCCATTTCAGCTTTATCCATGTTTGGCATGACACCGACCAATGAAAACAGACTGACAACCAGGCTAAaggcagcctgtctgtctgtctgtctgactcactGTTTTGCTGTCATCGTTGCTCAACGTGGGGTCCTTGTAGTTGGGACCAGGCAGTGCAGGGAAGTCCTCGTTGTGGATGGAGAAATCCTGCGTCGGCTCGTTCGATGGCTTCGTCACCATGCCAACTGATGAGGTCATGAGATGAAGAGAAGAGGCTTCTTAAATAAATCACCACAATGAGAAAGAAGTTTAGCCTcgggttatatatacacacaccattgGAGAAGGCCTTCTCCCTTTCTTCATCACAATTTGCCACAGTATATATTTGAAGAGAGACTGAAGTGGGCTGAGTATTTACACTGAGAATGTGTCTAGCAGTGCTGACTGGCCCACAGTAATATGACGAGTCAGTGATACTTTGACATGTGCATTGCCAAGTTCCCTTTGCATCCAAGCCAAGTGCATTACAATGAGCCCTTCTTTCTAGTGCACTACACTGAGCCCTTACAATGGGTAGCCCTCCTAGTCTAGTCCACTATTATAAACCCTTACTAGTGCACTATACAGAGTTCTTACCATAGGGGGCCCTTCCAGCTAGTGGGTTGAGTAGCGGTGTTGGGTTTGCGCTTCCTTCCCTCCGACTCCTGTCTGCTAACGCAGGGAAGTCAGACAGGTCTAGCCCCGTCACGTTTTCACTGCCGTCTGTGAGGGGCAGGTTAAAGACTTGTAAGAAATTAAAATGGTGTTACTCTTCATGCTGACAGTGTCTTATAGTATGTGAATGAATAGGTAAAGTGGATGTTGTAAAAACTTGATGACATAAAGCCTACAGGTAAACTGGGCTGAATATGATGCATCATTGGATGGCCAGACTGAGCAtcggattagaggtcgaccgataacaatcggaaatctgtatttttggacaccgatttggccaatgtttttttttttttaacacctttatttaatctttatttaactaggcaagtcagttaagaacacattcttattttcaatgacggcctaggaacggtgggttaactgccttgttcaggggcagaacgatagattttcaccttgtcagctcgggggattcaatcttgcaaccttacagttaactagtccaacgcaataacgacctgcctctctctcgttgcactccacaaggagactgcctgttacgcgaatgcagtaagccaaggtaagtttctagctagcattaaacgtatcttataaaaaataatcaatcaatcataattactagttaactacacatggttgatgatattactagatattatctagtgtgtcctgcgttgcatataatctgactgagcatacaagcatacaagtatctaagtatctggcagcggtggtaggcagaagcaggcgcgtaaacattcattcaaacagcactttctttgcattttgccagcagctcttcgttgtgcttcaagctttgcgctgtttatgacttcaagcctatcaactctcgagatgaggctggtgtaaccgaagtgaaatggctagctagttagcgtgcgctaatagcgtttcaaacatcacttgctctgagcctgtggttgtttcccttgctctgcatgggtaacgctgctttgagggtggctgtcgt encodes the following:
- the cnot2 gene encoding CCR4-NOT transcription complex subunit 2 isoform X7: MITVTNGMFSATRKKFVEGVESDYPDENMYYSQPSMYPHRSDKDMLSSPSPSSSGQLSQLGASLYGPQSALGFSIRGMGNNTPQLNRSLTQGTPLPSHITPTTGVPTMSLHTPPSPSRGILPMNSRNMLNHSQVGQGIGMGGGRTNSMGSSGLGSPNRSPPSIICMPKQQPARQPFTINSMSGFGMNRNQAFGMNNSLSSNIFNGTDGSENVTGLDLSDFPALADRSRREGSANPTPLLNPLAGRAPYVGMVTKPSNEPTQDFSIHNEDFPALPGPNYKDPTLSNDDSKTNLNSTGKSTSSADGPKFPGDKTSSAQNNSQKKGIQVLPDGRVTNIPGGMVTDQFGMIGLLTFIRAAETDPGMVHLALGSDLTTLGLNLNSPENLYPKFASPWASAPCRPQDIDFHVPSEYLTNIHIRDKLAAIKLARYGEDLLFYLYYMNGGDLLQLLAAVELFNRDWRYHKEERVWITRAPGMEPTLKTNTYERGTYYFFDCLNWRKVAKEFHLEYEKLEERPHVPSTFNYNPAQQAF
- the cnot2 gene encoding CCR4-NOT transcription complex subunit 2 isoform X6 translates to MITVTNGMFSATRKKFVEGVESDYPDENMYYSQPSMYPHRSDKDMLSSPSPSSSGQLSQLGASLYGPQSALGFSIRGMGNNTPQLNRSLTQGTPLPSHITPTTGVPTMSLHTPPSPSRGILPMNSRNMLNHSQVGQGIGMGGGRTNSMGSSGLGSPNRSPPSIICMPKQQPARQPFTINSMSGFGMNRNQAFGMNNSLSSNIFNGTVFNLPLTDGSENVTGLDLSDFPALADRSRREGSANPTPLLNPLAGRAPYEASSLHLMTSSVGMVTKPSNEPTQDFSIHNEDFPALPGPNYKDPTLSNDDSKTNLNSTGKSTSSADGPKFPGDKTSSAQNNSQKKGIQVLPDGRVTNIPGGMVTDQFGMIGLLTFIRAAETDPGMVHLALGSDLTTLGLNLNSPENLYPKFASPWASAPCRPQDIDFHVPSEYLTNIHIRDKLAAIKLARYGEDLLFYLYYMNGGDLLQLLAAVELFNRDWRYHKEERVWITRAPGMEPTLKTNTYERGTYYFFDCLNWRKVAKVKEFHLEYEKLEERPHVPSTFNYNPAQQAF
- the cnot2 gene encoding CCR4-NOT transcription complex subunit 2 isoform X4, translated to MITVTNGMFSATRKKFVEGVESDYPDENMYYSQPSMYPHRSDKDVSALSARSHIPTTAPFELEMLSSPSPSSSGQLSQLGASLYGPQSALGFSIRGMGNNTPQLNRSLTQGTPLPSHITPTTGVPTMSLHTPPSPSRGILPMNSRNMLNHSQVGQGIGMGGGRTNSMGSSGLGSPNRSPPSIICMPKQQPARQPFTINSMSGFGMNRNQAFGMNNSLSSNIFNGTDGSENVTGLDLSDFPALADRSRREGSANPTPLLNPLAGRAPYEASSLHLMTSSVGMVTKPSNEPTQDFSIHNEDFPALPGPNYKDPTLSNDDSKTNLNSTGKSTSSADGPKFPGDKTSSAQNNSQKKGIQVLPDGRVTNIPGGMVTDQFGMIGLLTFIRAAETDPGMVHLALGSDLTTLGLNLNSPENLYPKFASPWASAPCRPQDIDFHVPSEYLTNIHIRDKLAAIKLARYGEDLLFYLYYMNGGDLLQLLAAVELFNRDWRYHKEERVWITRAPGMEPTLKTNTYERGTYYFFDCLNWRKVAKVKEFHLEYEKLEERPHVPSTFNYNPAQQAF
- the cnot2 gene encoding CCR4-NOT transcription complex subunit 2 isoform X5, coding for MITVTNGMFSATRKKFVEGVESDYPDENMYYSQPSMYPHRSDKDVSALSARSHIPTTAPFELEMLSSPSPSSSGQLSQLGASLYGPQSALGFSIRGMGNNTPQLNRSLTQGTPLPSHITPTTGVPTMSLHTPPSPSRGILPMNSRNMLNHSQVGQGIGMGGGRTNSMGSSGLGSPNRSPPSIICMPKQQPARQPFTINSMSGFGMNRNQAFGMNNSLSSNIFNGTVFNLPLTDGSENVTGLDLSDFPALADRSRREGSANPTPLLNPLAGRAPYVGMVTKPSNEPTQDFSIHNEDFPALPGPNYKDPTLSNDDSKTNLNSTGKSTSSADGPKFPGDKTSSAQNNSQKKGIQVLPDGRVTNIPGGMVTDQFGMIGLLTFIRAAETDPGMVHLALGSDLTTLGLNLNSPENLYPKFASPWASAPCRPQDIDFHVPSEYLTNIHIRDKLAAIKLARYGEDLLFYLYYMNGGDLLQLLAAVELFNRDWRYHKEERVWITRAPGMEPTLKTNTYERGTYYFFDCLNWRKVAKVKEFHLEYEKLEERPHVPSTFNYNPAQQAF
- the cnot2 gene encoding CCR4-NOT transcription complex subunit 2 isoform X3, which gives rise to MITVTNGMFSATRKKFVEGVESDYPDENMYYSQPSMYPHRSDKDVSALSARSHIPTTAPFELEMLSSPSPSSSGQLSQLGASLYGPQSALGFSIRGMGNNTPQLNRSLTQGTPLPSHITPTTGVPTMSLHTPPSPSRGILPMNSRNMLNHSQVGQGIGMGGGRTNSMGSSGLGSPNRSPPSIICMPKQQPARQPFTINSMSGFGMNRNQAFGMNNSLSSNIFNGTVFNLPLTDGSENVTGLDLSDFPALADRSRREGSANPTPLLNPLAGRAPYEASSLHLMTSSVGMVTKPSNEPTQDFSIHNEDFPALPGPNYKDPTLSNDDSKTNLNSTGKSTSSADGPKFPGDKTSSAQNNSQKKGIQVLPDGRVTNIPGGMVTDQFGMIGLLTFIRAAETDPGMVHLALGSDLTTLGLNLNSPENLYPKFASPWASAPCRPQDIDFHVPSEYLTNIHIRDKLAAIKLARYGEDLLFYLYYMNGGDLLQLLAAVELFNRDWRYHKEERVWITRAPGMEPTLKTNTYERGTYYFFDCLNWRKVAKEFHLEYEKLEERPHVPSTFNYNPAQQAF
- the cnot2 gene encoding CCR4-NOT transcription complex subunit 2 isoform X1, giving the protein MITVTNGMFSATRKKFVEGVESDYPDENMYYSQPSMYPHRSDKDVSALSARSHIPTTAPFELEMLSSPSPSSSGQLSQLGASLYGPQSALGFSIRGMGNNTPQLNRSLTQGTPLPSHITPTTGVPTMSLHTPPSPSRGILPMNSRNMLNHSQVGQGIGMGGGRTNSMGSSGLGSPNRSPPSIICMPKQQPARQPFTINSMSGFGMNRNQAFGMNNSLSSNIFNGTVFNLPLTDGSENVTGLDLSDFPALADRSRREGSANPTPLLNPLAGRAPYEASSLHLMTSSVGMVTKPSNEPTQDFSIHNEDFPALPGPNYKDPTLSNDDSKTNLNSTGKSTSSADGPKFPGDKTSSAQNNSQKKGIQVLPDGRVTNIPGGMVTDQFGMIGLLTFIRAAETDPGMVHLALGSDLTTLGLNLNSPENLYPKFASPWASAPCRPQDIDFHVPSEYLTNIHIRDKLAAIKLARYGEDLLFYLYYMNGGDLLQLLAAVELFNRDWRYHKEERVWITRAPGMEPTLKTNTYERGTYYFFDCLNWRKVAKVKEFHLEYEKLEERPHVPSTFNYNPAQQAF
- the cnot2 gene encoding CCR4-NOT transcription complex subunit 2 isoform X2, whose amino-acid sequence is MITVTNGMFSATRKKFVEGVESDYPDENMYYSQPSMYPHRSDKDVSALSARSHIPTTAPFELEMLSSPSPSSSGQLSQLGASLYGPQSALGFSIRGMGNNTPQLNRSLTQGTPLPSHITPTTGVPTMSLHTPPSPSRGILPMNSRNMLNHSQVGQGIGMGGGRTNSMGSSGLGSPNRSPPSIICMPKQQPARQPFTINSMSGFGMNRNQAFGMNNSLSSNIFNGTVFNLPLTDGSENVTGLDLSDFPALADRSRREGSANPTPLLNPLAGRAPYASSLHLMTSSVGMVTKPSNEPTQDFSIHNEDFPALPGPNYKDPTLSNDDSKTNLNSTGKSTSSADGPKFPGDKTSSAQNNSQKKGIQVLPDGRVTNIPGGMVTDQFGMIGLLTFIRAAETDPGMVHLALGSDLTTLGLNLNSPENLYPKFASPWASAPCRPQDIDFHVPSEYLTNIHIRDKLAAIKLARYGEDLLFYLYYMNGGDLLQLLAAVELFNRDWRYHKEERVWITRAPGMEPTLKTNTYERGTYYFFDCLNWRKVAKVKEFHLEYEKLEERPHVPSTFNYNPAQQAF